From a region of the Acidicapsa acidisoli genome:
- a CDS encoding Flp family type IVb pilin, producing MRRYRTGNNLLGTAFLRVHGLLYREEGQDLVEYALAVAVIALAVTAGMQSIASGLNDVFTTIGSTISSATT from the coding sequence ATGAGGCGTTATCGCACCGGGAATAACCTCTTGGGCACGGCCTTCTTGAGGGTGCACGGCCTGCTATATCGCGAAGAGGGCCAGGATCTGGTCGAGTATGCTCTTGCCGTCGCCGTGATCGCTCTCGCGGTGACGGCAGGCATGCAGTCGATTGCCTCTGGGCTCAACGATGTCTTCACGACGATTGGATCGACGATCAGTTCGGCTACAACCTGA
- a CDS encoding glycosyltransferase family 87 protein — MTHTAESNGIATSESVNGVRWPFILLCCSPLLIVRIWMICARPQLYDFITYWASGHLFLTRGHPYSAVAMLATERLQGWTFANPMMTFCPPWSLPFFGAMAILPFPLAHATWLLASLALNCFSAFGLWIYFGGEKRRAWIALLVVATFVPMGGAELLGQITPLMLASLAGVLLLLESRRYFASGFLLLGIGFKPHLLYLFLLTLLIWTAKTRVWTMLAGAAASFGIATAGAVLYNPNSIDYFRHSYGAAIEISCGLGGILRSIFGVQHMWLQFVPSVFGMVWLIYYWIKHRHDWNWQMRLPLLLIVSVSTSPYNWFHDFAMILPSLVFLAVRGGYRNFYTLLSYLALQIIILASFGLSEAWMSGVSILWVAFYCFAMGEFKSNCRLNHFDSGISQLSSQPGESCQ; from the coding sequence ATGACACATACAGCCGAATCTAACGGAATCGCCACTTCCGAATCGGTTAATGGCGTACGTTGGCCATTTATCTTACTCTGCTGTTCGCCGCTTCTGATTGTAAGAATATGGATGATTTGTGCCCGCCCGCAGTTATACGATTTCATCACGTACTGGGCAAGCGGACACTTATTTTTGACCCGGGGGCATCCCTATTCCGCTGTGGCGATGCTTGCGACCGAGCGCCTGCAGGGTTGGACCTTTGCTAATCCGATGATGACGTTTTGCCCGCCGTGGTCGCTTCCCTTCTTTGGCGCCATGGCTATACTGCCATTTCCTTTGGCTCATGCCACATGGCTTCTCGCCTCATTAGCCCTCAACTGCTTTTCCGCCTTCGGTCTTTGGATCTATTTTGGTGGTGAAAAGCGTCGGGCCTGGATTGCCCTCCTAGTCGTTGCCACTTTCGTCCCGATGGGCGGCGCGGAACTCCTCGGTCAGATCACGCCGCTGATGTTGGCAAGCCTGGCAGGGGTGCTGCTCTTGTTAGAGTCGCGACGTTATTTTGCATCCGGTTTTTTGCTTCTCGGCATCGGATTTAAACCGCATCTTCTATACCTTTTCCTGCTGACTTTATTGATTTGGACGGCGAAAACACGTGTGTGGACAATGCTTGCGGGAGCTGCCGCGAGTTTTGGAATAGCGACGGCAGGAGCCGTTCTCTATAACCCAAACTCTATCGATTATTTTCGACACTCCTACGGGGCAGCAATTGAAATTTCATGTGGCTTGGGCGGGATTTTACGCAGCATCTTTGGCGTGCAGCATATGTGGCTTCAATTTGTACCAAGTGTCTTCGGGATGGTCTGGCTTATCTACTACTGGATCAAACATCGGCATGATTGGAATTGGCAAATGCGCCTGCCTTTGCTCCTGATCGTCTCCGTCAGCACCTCACCATACAATTGGTTTCATGATTTTGCCATGATACTTCCGTCCTTGGTTTTTCTGGCAGTCCGTGGTGGTTATCGCAACTTCTATACGCTGCTAAGTTATCTTGCGTTGCAGATAATCATTCTTGCTTCGTTTGGGCTGTCGGAGGCTTGGATGTCTGGCGTGAGCATCTTATGGGTTGCGTTCTATTGCTTCGCAATGGGTGAATTCAAGTCAAACTGTCGTTTGAATCATTTTGATTCTGGGATCAGCCAGCTTTCTTCTCAGCCGGGCGAGTCCTGTCAATGA
- a CDS encoding glycosyltransferase family 87 protein gives MASSPASEVNIPTKSSPRRRLAAACIVVAGACLVASILFFGMTEKSAANRDFIEYWAAGQQLIHGANPYDGAAILRLERAVGFDGNEPKIAPNPPVASFLVLPLGFVGAKAGVILWSIALLASISVANWILWILNGRPDNRLHLLGYLFAPVLACQMAGQIGTFLLVGIVLFLLLHDSRPFLAGSALLPCALKPHLFLPFAVVLLFWAVDRRVLRIFAGFAVTLLASCALTLCFNAQVWPQYSEAMSQSGLLKIYVPTLSETFRFLVWRDAVWLQFLPAACGGVWAIWYFWTRRSRWNWNDQGLMLLLVSALCAPYSWLSDEAILLPAVLAGLYRALNSGRSVLPLALFGGAALIEVLSVVKMTSPFYLWTVPAWFAWYLYAVSTKNSTTQVKHRDRTIPLIQ, from the coding sequence TTGGCGAGCAGTCCGGCAAGCGAAGTGAACATTCCGACCAAAAGCAGCCCGCGCCGGCGACTCGCCGCAGCGTGCATCGTCGTAGCCGGAGCCTGCCTCGTCGCCAGCATTCTGTTCTTCGGCATGACGGAGAAAAGCGCAGCCAACCGCGATTTCATTGAATATTGGGCAGCCGGACAACAACTCATTCACGGAGCGAATCCTTATGATGGCGCGGCCATCCTCCGGCTTGAGAGAGCGGTGGGGTTCGATGGTAACGAACCAAAAATCGCACCTAACCCCCCAGTGGCCTCATTTCTTGTACTGCCGCTCGGCTTTGTCGGCGCCAAGGCAGGAGTTATTCTTTGGTCGATAGCTCTTCTCGCCAGTATCTCGGTAGCGAATTGGATTCTCTGGATACTCAATGGACGCCCGGATAATCGGCTACACCTGCTAGGTTACCTCTTTGCGCCAGTGTTGGCCTGTCAGATGGCTGGTCAAATCGGAACCTTTCTGCTTGTCGGCATCGTGCTCTTTCTTCTACTTCATGATTCACGTCCGTTCCTCGCCGGATCAGCGCTTCTGCCTTGCGCCCTGAAGCCACACCTGTTCCTGCCTTTTGCTGTCGTGCTGCTCTTTTGGGCCGTAGACCGACGGGTCCTCCGCATTTTCGCCGGCTTCGCTGTTACGCTGCTTGCCAGTTGCGCGCTCACGCTCTGTTTCAATGCACAGGTTTGGCCGCAGTATTCCGAGGCAATGAGTCAATCGGGGCTTCTGAAAATATATGTCCCCACCCTGAGCGAGACGTTCCGTTTCCTTGTCTGGCGCGACGCCGTGTGGCTGCAATTTCTTCCCGCGGCCTGTGGTGGTGTTTGGGCAATCTGGTATTTTTGGACGCGCCGCAGTCGGTGGAATTGGAACGATCAGGGTCTGATGCTGCTCCTTGTCTCGGCTCTTTGCGCCCCCTATTCGTGGTTGAGCGACGAAGCCATTTTGCTCCCCGCTGTCTTGGCGGGACTTTATCGCGCTTTGAACTCAGGCCGTTCGGTCTTGCCTCTCGCGTTGTTTGGCGGAGCGGCTCTGATTGAAGTGCTCTCGGTCGTCAAAATGACCTCACCTTTCTACCTATGGACCGTTCCCGCATGGTTTGCCTGGTACTTGTACGCGGTTTCGACCAAAAATTCAACGACTCAGGTCAAGCATCGAGACAGGACAATACCGCTCATTCAGTAA
- a CDS encoding DUF192 domain-containing protein, which translates to MKSPSWSLPDLWNRLAGQRDAADTRLRVLNVTRQTVLAHALEVADSGSKRNKGLLGRTGLSAGEGLWIVPCESVHTFGMQFSIDLVYLNRELRIKKTRSDVPPWRISACLSAHSILELPAGTIRETQTSPGDILEITAASPPLDTVHDNASDS; encoded by the coding sequence ATGAAATCGCCAAGCTGGTCATTGCCGGACCTTTGGAACCGACTAGCGGGACAACGCGACGCTGCGGACACTCGCCTGCGGGTTTTGAATGTTACCCGCCAGACGGTGCTTGCCCATGCCCTTGAAGTGGCCGACAGCGGGTCCAAGCGAAACAAGGGCCTGCTTGGCCGTACGGGACTGTCAGCCGGCGAAGGTCTATGGATTGTGCCTTGTGAATCGGTTCATACCTTTGGCATGCAGTTTTCGATCGACCTTGTTTATCTGAATCGGGAGCTTCGCATCAAGAAAACGCGGAGCGATGTGCCACCGTGGCGGATATCTGCCTGTCTGAGCGCGCATTCGATTCTTGAGCTACCGGCTGGCACCATTCGCGAGACGCAGACAAGCCCCGGCGACATCCTGGAAATCACTGCCGCTTCGCCGCCCCTCGACACCGTCCATGACAATGCTAGTGACTCGTAG
- a CDS encoding Flp family type IVb pilin: protein MKDLIRMMSIAIHRLKSEDGQDLVEYALVVALIAFAAVAGMQTLASDINSAFTNIGAQLTTQV from the coding sequence ATGAAAGACTTGATTCGAATGATGTCTATTGCGATCCATCGCCTGAAGAGCGAAGACGGCCAGGATCTCGTTGAGTACGCCTTGGTTGTTGCCTTGATTGCTTTCGCCGCCGTCGCCGGAATGCAGACTCTTGCCAGCGACATTAACTCCGCCTTCACCAATATCGGCGCACAGCTCACCACCCAAGTGTAA
- a CDS encoding type II and III secretion system protein family protein, translated as MRARVGFTFACISAFTIAICAGSLLEGQTAAPQNTGVSTQDSTNDLSVAVGKSVLVDCAHPIKRVAIGLGDLAEASAVTPTEILLNGKAAGETSLIIWEVGGERQFFNVSVRGSSPISTDRLDILRRELRTELPGQTLKVSSDGANVYLRGTVKDLSASDRAVQIASTAGKVVNLLYVAVPPSDPQILLKVRFASVDRSLEKQLGINFFSTGFGNVVGAANTGQYSPPGLTLPTGSGTSSTASISNQLNLFAFLPGLNLGATLESLENKGIVQVLAEPNVMAINGKQASFLAGGEYPYPVVQGTSAGGAGAVTIEFKEFGVRLNFVPTVTPRGSIRLQVAPEVSSLDFTNAIQISGFDVPAIDTRKMKTEVELSDGQSFAISGLLDNRDTEAYSKIPFLGDIPILGKLFQSMQKTRTNTELIVIVTPEIVSPIQAGAPLPELHYPTKFLPPNSSIPMNTPDAKTAANTMAPAPPSMPVERLIESMKPETPLVVDSGTVTFGGATAGAAGSATSNSPAPVTTAPQ; from the coding sequence GTGAGAGCGAGAGTTGGTTTTACTTTTGCGTGTATTAGCGCGTTCACCATTGCGATCTGTGCCGGATCGCTCCTGGAAGGGCAGACGGCAGCGCCTCAAAACACCGGAGTTTCGACGCAGGACTCCACGAATGACCTGTCGGTTGCGGTAGGTAAATCTGTCCTCGTCGATTGCGCTCATCCCATCAAGCGCGTTGCGATAGGCCTGGGCGACCTCGCGGAGGCTTCTGCCGTAACACCAACAGAGATCCTTCTCAATGGCAAGGCTGCGGGCGAAACCAGCCTGATCATCTGGGAAGTGGGCGGCGAGCGGCAGTTCTTTAATGTCTCGGTTCGTGGCTCCTCGCCTATATCTACCGATCGGCTGGACATTCTTCGCAGAGAGCTCAGAACGGAGCTTCCGGGACAGACGTTGAAGGTCTCCTCGGATGGCGCCAACGTTTATCTCCGTGGAACGGTGAAAGATTTGTCCGCCTCGGATCGAGCCGTGCAGATCGCCTCGACCGCCGGGAAGGTGGTCAATCTGCTGTACGTCGCGGTGCCTCCGTCTGATCCGCAGATCCTACTGAAGGTGCGGTTTGCCAGCGTCGACCGGAGCCTCGAAAAGCAACTGGGCATCAACTTTTTCAGTACTGGCTTCGGCAACGTCGTTGGCGCTGCCAACACCGGCCAGTACAGTCCGCCTGGGTTAACACTTCCTACCGGCTCAGGGACATCCTCGACGGCGTCCATTTCCAACCAGTTGAACCTGTTCGCCTTTTTGCCAGGCCTGAATCTGGGCGCGACGCTCGAATCGCTGGAAAACAAAGGCATCGTGCAGGTTCTTGCCGAGCCGAACGTCATGGCGATTAACGGCAAGCAGGCGAGTTTCCTGGCCGGCGGAGAATATCCGTACCCTGTTGTGCAGGGAACCTCAGCCGGTGGCGCGGGTGCCGTCACGATTGAATTCAAAGAGTTCGGCGTGCGACTGAACTTTGTTCCGACTGTTACGCCGCGTGGATCGATTCGTCTCCAGGTGGCCCCGGAGGTCAGCTCTCTGGACTTCACCAATGCGATTCAGATTTCAGGGTTCGACGTGCCTGCCATCGATACGCGGAAGATGAAGACAGAGGTTGAGTTGAGCGATGGCCAGAGCTTTGCCATCAGCGGATTGCTCGACAACCGCGACACGGAAGCCTACTCGAAGATCCCATTCCTGGGGGATATCCCGATTCTGGGCAAGCTCTTCCAGTCGATGCAAAAAACACGGACTAATACGGAGCTCATCGTGATTGTGACGCCTGAGATCGTTTCTCCGATCCAGGCAGGCGCGCCGTTGCCTGAACTGCATTACCCGACCAAGTTCCTGCCGCCGAACTCCTCGATCCCGATGAACACTCCGGATGCGAAGACGGCAGCCAATACGATGGCTCCTGCACCGCCCAGCATGCCTGTGGAGCGGCTGATCGAAAGCATGAAGCCCGAAACTCCACTGGTGGTCGATTCGGGTACTGTGACCTTCGGCGGCGCGACGGCCGGCGCCGCAGGTTCCGCTACATCGAATTCGCCGGCGCCTGTCACAACCGCGCCTCAGTGA
- a CDS encoding glycosyltransferase family 87 protein: protein MKTIARPLNLRAIVEFFVVAVCTVTFALTAVGVCSSLLGRDSAGSRDFVEYWAAGHQLIYHKNPYDAEALLGLERSIGFPQQLPAIIMGNPPSALLLVLPLGFVGAKTGELIWELLLFASLAASVQMIRTMYGTTKNLLHLLAYSFAPVLSCLLSGQITIFLLIGLTLFLRLHRSYPFWAGASLWLCLLKPHLFLPFGVVLALWIIRTRSFRVLGGTAFALAVSSAIVTIMNPLVWMQYAEMMRQERLDRVLIPSPSTMLRQYVYPHTLWLQCLPAGIGCVWALAYFLKRRTEWDWVRDGSLLMLVSVFVAPYTWFMDQAVLVPALLRGAYLTPSRTLIAILALMSAVIEIALLRKVPLLHSAFYVWSAPGFLVWYLFAIRSQSTRAALEVVPEPVEAQ, encoded by the coding sequence ATGAAGACAATCGCACGACCGCTCAATCTTCGCGCTATCGTAGAGTTTTTCGTTGTAGCCGTCTGTACGGTGACCTTCGCGCTTACGGCGGTCGGCGTTTGCTCGTCCTTGCTGGGCCGCGACTCTGCAGGTTCGCGCGACTTCGTGGAGTATTGGGCAGCGGGGCATCAGTTGATCTATCACAAAAATCCATACGACGCAGAGGCTCTCCTGGGGTTGGAGCGTTCGATTGGATTCCCTCAACAGCTTCCCGCAATCATCATGGGCAACCCTCCGTCGGCTTTGCTGCTCGTGCTTCCACTTGGTTTCGTCGGGGCGAAGACCGGAGAGCTGATCTGGGAGTTGCTGCTGTTCGCGAGTCTTGCCGCGTCTGTTCAGATGATCCGCACCATGTATGGCACCACGAAGAATCTGCTGCATTTGCTTGCTTATTCCTTTGCTCCCGTGTTGTCATGCTTGCTTTCGGGCCAAATCACTATCTTCCTCCTGATCGGGCTCACACTGTTTCTGCGTTTGCATCGCTCTTACCCGTTTTGGGCAGGAGCTTCCTTGTGGCTCTGCCTGCTGAAACCGCATCTGTTTCTACCCTTTGGCGTTGTGCTGGCACTGTGGATCATTCGCACGCGAAGCTTCAGAGTCCTCGGTGGAACTGCGTTCGCTCTCGCGGTAAGCAGTGCCATCGTGACGATCATGAATCCCCTCGTTTGGATGCAGTATGCGGAGATGATGCGCCAGGAGAGACTCGACCGCGTGTTGATTCCCTCGCCCAGCACCATGCTGCGGCAGTATGTTTATCCGCATACGTTGTGGCTGCAGTGTCTTCCGGCTGGGATTGGCTGTGTCTGGGCGCTTGCGTACTTCCTCAAGCGGCGCACGGAATGGGACTGGGTCAGGGATGGTTCGCTGTTGATGCTTGTTTCTGTCTTTGTTGCGCCATACACGTGGTTCATGGATCAGGCGGTGTTGGTTCCCGCATTGCTGCGTGGAGCCTATCTCACACCTTCGCGAACACTGATCGCCATTCTAGCGTTGATGAGCGCCGTCATTGAAATCGCGCTGCTTCGCAAGGTGCCACTGCTGCACTCCGCGTTTTATGTCTGGAGTGCGCCGGGATTTCTTGTATGGTATTTGTTCGCGATCAGATCACAGTCCACGCGAGCTGCACTGGAAGTCGTTCCTGAACCAGTCGAAGCGCAGTAG
- a CDS encoding acyltransferase family protein, with the protein MSRIPTLDGWRGIAIALVLFDHVQYAFLGRFSQPWMQTGQHGVTIFFVLSGFLITSKFLEGPIDLRSFYIRRVFRLLPVAWTYLAVLLILGLMSHATIAAPSAVLASLIFYRNYVLVDNGVSTWHFWSLSLEEQFYLVWPCVLLLAGLRRCRWIALAGVVCCATYRLLFWTYYNRDFFNCRSQVRADALLVGCLLAIAFREPRMLAWISKWSKSWALPALVMLNYFIARFHLLPPLGEILCIAALISSSVLHPNSLFAQPLTSRVLSTLGVVSYSVYVWQELFMLFAPKNSTAGIFFHFVTVSLCALGSYEYIERPMIRLGHKLTHQHATQTKEISSAA; encoded by the coding sequence ATGAGCCGCATTCCCACGCTAGACGGATGGCGGGGCATAGCCATCGCACTTGTTCTCTTCGACCATGTTCAGTATGCGTTCCTGGGTCGATTCTCACAGCCATGGATGCAGACGGGGCAGCACGGAGTTACGATTTTTTTTGTGCTGAGCGGATTTCTGATCACATCGAAGTTTCTGGAGGGTCCGATTGACCTGAGGAGCTTTTATATACGCCGCGTCTTCCGGTTGTTGCCCGTTGCGTGGACTTATCTCGCAGTGTTGCTCATTCTGGGTCTCATGTCCCATGCAACAATCGCAGCGCCCTCTGCGGTGCTGGCCAGCCTGATCTTTTATCGTAATTATGTGCTGGTCGACAACGGAGTGTCCACGTGGCATTTCTGGTCGCTCTCGCTCGAAGAACAGTTCTACCTCGTGTGGCCGTGTGTTCTGTTGCTCGCGGGACTACGACGCTGCCGCTGGATCGCGTTGGCGGGAGTCGTTTGCTGCGCAACATACCGTTTGCTGTTTTGGACGTACTACAACCGCGATTTCTTCAACTGCCGGAGCCAAGTGCGCGCGGACGCGCTTCTCGTCGGCTGCCTTTTGGCAATTGCCTTCCGTGAGCCCCGCATGTTGGCCTGGATTTCAAAATGGTCCAAGTCCTGGGCGCTGCCAGCTTTGGTGATGCTGAATTACTTCATTGCAAGATTTCACCTGTTGCCGCCGTTAGGTGAAATCCTTTGCATTGCGGCTTTGATTTCAAGTTCTGTGCTTCATCCCAACTCACTATTCGCTCAGCCTCTTACATCTCGGGTCCTCTCCACACTTGGCGTCGTTTCTTACAGTGTCTACGTCTGGCAGGAACTCTTCATGCTGTTCGCGCCAAAAAACAGTACAGCCGGCATCTTTTTTCATTTCGTCACGGTATCTCTCTGTGCGTTGGGGAGTTACGAATATATTGAGCGTCCGATGATTCGCCTTGGACACAAACTCACACACCAACATGCGACACAAACGAAGGAGATTTCGTCCGCGGCATGA
- a CDS encoding glycosyltransferase family 87 protein, whose protein sequence is MGDTGRISVTDSNRRPLFQWPVKILGPAPGLKELNLACWGLFAGFLIAPLIFTLWLNHRIGSVLKSFQPVDFTYLYGVGRIVHEYSFARLYDYSLQLKIFNQIYPLSGEHTYGPSPYPPFVALFFCPFARLPFMQAYLIWVSISLILYLAGIAASVKGLFPKEGLKTSLIFCYALGFYPFCPSTIVNGQLSVVAVFSLGLAVYQERVARPFACGLALSLLAYKPTLLLLILPMLLITRRLRQFLGFITGSALLMLATTLFTGIEIWPTYLRFLNYFRQASVFEGQSRLQLNKYVDFTSFSYAVPGGRSRAAMIILIGLSSLILTALAVLLWKSARASTTVQPLVWAVTLTWTLLVNLYVPIYDSTVIVISLILTLATLRDLNWRREVEWTILLAVLIFAVSWNTVALAKSIEIQLITVLLAILGVCQSYWLYQVVRRASRRERQALAIQ, encoded by the coding sequence ATGGGAGACACCGGGAGAATTTCAGTCACAGATAGCAACAGGAGGCCTCTGTTCCAATGGCCTGTCAAAATCCTTGGCCCAGCGCCAGGACTGAAAGAGTTGAACCTGGCATGCTGGGGACTATTCGCCGGGTTTCTGATTGCGCCGCTGATCTTCACTCTTTGGCTCAACCATAGAATCGGATCGGTCCTGAAGAGCTTTCAGCCAGTGGATTTCACCTATCTCTACGGCGTCGGGCGCATCGTGCACGAGTATTCCTTCGCCCGCCTTTACGACTACTCGCTGCAACTGAAGATCTTCAACCAGATTTATCCTCTAAGTGGTGAACACACCTACGGACCGAGCCCATACCCGCCGTTCGTGGCGCTGTTCTTCTGCCCCTTTGCCCGGCTTCCTTTCATGCAGGCTTACCTGATCTGGGTGAGCATTTCATTGATCCTGTATCTTGCGGGGATTGCCGCCAGCGTCAAAGGTCTCTTCCCGAAAGAGGGACTCAAGACCTCTCTCATCTTTTGTTATGCACTTGGCTTCTACCCGTTCTGCCCGTCAACGATTGTCAACGGCCAACTTTCCGTCGTGGCAGTGTTTTCGCTGGGGCTCGCGGTCTATCAGGAAAGAGTTGCGCGGCCATTCGCCTGCGGTCTCGCGCTCTCGCTTCTCGCATACAAGCCAACTCTTCTGCTCCTGATCCTTCCAATGCTGCTGATTACCCGAAGGCTCCGCCAGTTTTTGGGATTCATCACAGGTTCGGCGCTGCTGATGCTTGCGACTACTCTCTTCACAGGAATCGAAATCTGGCCGACATACCTGCGTTTCCTGAATTATTTCCGGCAAGCCTCAGTCTTTGAGGGCCAATCAAGGTTGCAACTCAACAAGTATGTGGACTTCACATCTTTCTCATATGCGGTGCCCGGTGGCCGTTCCAGAGCCGCCATGATCATTCTGATTGGCTTGTCCAGCTTGATTCTGACGGCACTGGCAGTATTGTTGTGGAAGTCCGCAAGAGCGAGCACGACCGTGCAACCACTGGTCTGGGCTGTCACGCTCACCTGGACTCTGCTCGTAAATCTCTATGTGCCAATTTACGATTCGACCGTGATAGTGATTTCGTTGATTCTGACCCTGGCCACACTCAGAGATCTCAACTGGCGTCGCGAAGTGGAGTGGACGATTCTCCTCGCAGTTCTTATCTTCGCCGTTTCCTGGAACACGGTTGCGCTTGCCAAGAGTATTGAAATTCAACTGATCACCGTCTTACTGGCGATTCTTGGCGTATGCCAAAGCTATTGGTTGTACCAGGTGGTCCGTCGTGCATCTCGGCGTGAGCGGCAGGCGCTTGCCATTCAATAG
- the cpaB gene encoding Flp pilus assembly protein CpaB: MNRRLLTILLSAFLIAAVCAFLVWRVVAARLQAVSHQSSTTRVVAAAADLKLGTLITPANLTTIEIGGPLPKGAILKPELAAGRGVVSDIYQGEPILESRLAPVGSGAGLAATIPNGMRACAVKVDEVVGVSGFATPGMRVDVLISGTPPGEQVASAATGPKVKTLLQNIQVLSAGTDIEKDAQGKPQQVQVVNLLVTPDDAEILSLATSQEKIQLVLRNPLDTKISQTPGTVVRNLFADKNPPPVKARTVSAPKPAAPVYTIEILNGATRTDQKFATPGGKQ; the protein is encoded by the coding sequence ATGAATCGAAGACTGCTCACTATCCTACTTAGCGCATTCCTCATTGCCGCTGTATGCGCTTTTCTGGTTTGGCGCGTGGTTGCGGCCCGTCTGCAGGCGGTTTCGCATCAGTCCAGCACAACGCGCGTTGTCGCAGCGGCGGCGGACCTGAAACTGGGAACGCTGATCACACCGGCCAATCTGACAACCATCGAGATTGGCGGTCCGTTGCCCAAGGGGGCGATTCTCAAGCCTGAGCTGGCTGCAGGCCGCGGGGTCGTCTCCGACATTTACCAGGGCGAACCGATTTTGGAATCCAGACTCGCCCCGGTAGGTTCCGGCGCAGGATTAGCCGCCACAATTCCAAATGGCATGAGGGCATGCGCGGTCAAAGTTGACGAGGTTGTGGGCGTCTCCGGATTCGCCACTCCTGGCATGCGGGTGGACGTTTTGATTTCGGGAACGCCTCCGGGAGAACAGGTGGCTTCGGCCGCGACCGGCCCCAAGGTCAAGACGCTGCTGCAGAATATACAGGTATTGTCGGCCGGTACGGATATTGAGAAGGATGCTCAAGGCAAGCCGCAGCAGGTCCAGGTCGTCAATCTGCTGGTGACGCCGGATGACGCAGAGATTCTGAGCCTGGCCACGAGCCAGGAAAAGATCCAGCTCGTGCTGCGCAATCCGCTGGATACGAAAATCTCTCAGACTCCGGGAACTGTCGTAAGAAATCTCTTTGCCGACAAGAATCCCCCACCGGTCAAGGCGAGGACGGTTTCCGCTCCAAAACCTGCAGCGCCTGTCTACACGATTGAAATCCTCAATGGAGCAACGAGGACTGATCAAAAATTTGCTACTCCCGGGGGAAAACAGTGA
- a CDS encoding Flp family type IVb pilin, which translates to MKNIFAKLSVVIKSLGRVEGQDLVEYALVVALIAFAATAGMKTLASDINSAFTNIGAQLTGAV; encoded by the coding sequence ATGAAGAACATTTTCGCTAAGCTTTCCGTTGTGATCAAGAGCCTGGGACGCGTTGAAGGTCAGGATCTGGTCGAGTACGCTCTGGTTGTTGCTCTGATTGCTTTCGCGGCCACCGCAGGCATGAAGACTCTGGCTTCGGACATCAACTCTGCCTTCACCAACATCGGCGCACAGCTCACCGGCGCAGTCTAA
- a CDS encoding glycosyltransferase family 87 protein yields the protein MARLYDYKLQLKTFNDVFLLHGETYGPSPYPPFVALFFIPFARLSFAQAYLLWMGISLTLYLIGIGVSVWDTFQGRRLEISLVFCFALSFYPFVINSFANGQLAAAAVFSIGLAAYQERRSNMFCSGLALSILAYKPTLTLVLIPMLFLTRRLRTMLGFLTGAAALVLISIAFGGVHIWSFYLGFLRDFGRASGVDGQAVLQRWKYVDFSSVYHLIPGGQVSIGRVLLALVACASATWLGILLWKSSGASKPAQCLVWAATITWTLLLNVYVPIYDSVLVIIALILTIGALRELGWGIARRRILFLAVLTIAIASISASIAKRFGVQLLTIVLFLVGLGQLLLLRRAILIPRTDGVPPVRTLNQASIGGA from the coding sequence TTGGCTAGGCTTTATGATTACAAACTTCAACTGAAGACTTTCAATGACGTCTTTCTGTTGCATGGGGAGACGTACGGGCCAAGCCCTTATCCGCCATTTGTGGCTCTCTTCTTCATCCCCTTTGCAAGATTGTCTTTCGCACAAGCATATCTGCTTTGGATGGGAATCTCGCTGACTCTCTACCTCATCGGCATTGGCGTGTCCGTTTGGGATACATTTCAGGGGAGGCGTCTTGAAATATCGCTTGTCTTCTGCTTCGCGTTGTCTTTCTATCCGTTCGTCATCAACAGTTTTGCGAATGGTCAACTGGCAGCGGCAGCGGTCTTCTCGATTGGGCTGGCAGCGTATCAAGAAAGACGATCGAACATGTTTTGCAGCGGACTTGCACTTTCCATCCTGGCGTACAAGCCTACCCTGACGCTGGTCCTCATTCCGATGCTGTTTCTGACGCGCAGACTTCGGACGATGTTGGGTTTCTTAACTGGTGCGGCGGCGCTGGTGCTGATATCTATCGCCTTTGGGGGGGTACATATCTGGTCCTTTTACCTCGGCTTCCTGCGTGACTTTGGGCGTGCGTCGGGAGTTGACGGTCAAGCTGTACTTCAGCGCTGGAAGTACGTCGATTTCAGCTCCGTGTATCATTTGATTCCTGGCGGGCAAGTCAGCATCGGGCGAGTCCTTCTGGCTTTGGTTGCGTGTGCGAGCGCCACATGGCTTGGGATTCTGCTGTGGAAGTCCTCTGGCGCCAGCAAACCTGCTCAATGCCTCGTGTGGGCAGCTACTATTACGTGGACTCTGCTCTTGAATGTTTACGTCCCGATTTACGACTCGGTTCTTGTCATCATTGCGCTTATTCTGACGATTGGGGCGCTCAGAGAACTTGGATGGGGCATTGCCAGGAGGCGAATCTTGTTTCTTGCTGTGCTAACTATTGCGATCGCCTCGATATCGGCATCCATTGCCAAGCGCTTTGGAGTCCAGCTCTTAACGATCGTCTTGTTCCTTGTGGGACTGGGGCAACTCTTATTGTTGCGCCGTGCAATCCTCATCCCGCGCACAGACGGAGTGCCACCCGTTCGTACATTGAATCAAGCATCGATCGGAGGAGCCTGA